In one window of Chryseobacterium phocaeense DNA:
- a CDS encoding nucleoside permease: MNLKLRLTILSFLQFFVWGAWLITMANFWFGTKHWDGTQFGAVFGTMGIASIFMPTITGIIADRWVNAERIFSVLHILYGIILFILPHSADPNSFFYLMLLAMCFYMPTIALANSISYTVLKNSNLDVVKDFPPIRVWGTIGFIVAMWITNLTGNKATEGQFYIGGAIAICLGIYALTLPKCPPQKLIDKNAPLSEQLGLNAFKLFGSYKMALFFLFSMLLGAALQLTNAYGDVFLSEFSHFPKYADSFVVQRSTIIMSISQVSETLFILAIPFFLKKFGIKKVMLISMLAWVLRFGFFAYGVPDGFGLSLIILSCIVYGMAFDFFNISGSLFVETTTDKKIRSSAQGLFMMMTNGFGALFGSYIAGWAIDKFFTHKFTNASDLSAYLDTTADNPTFLEILKNSFNSAVNADGTLSNVVMVKDWQNIWLSFAMYALVLAIFFAILFRHKHNPEEVSSVKH; the protein is encoded by the coding sequence ATGAATTTAAAATTACGACTGACCATCCTCAGCTTTCTCCAGTTCTTCGTTTGGGGAGCATGGCTGATTACGATGGCTAATTTTTGGTTCGGTACAAAACACTGGGACGGAACACAGTTCGGAGCTGTTTTCGGAACCATGGGAATAGCTTCCATTTTTATGCCGACCATTACCGGGATTATTGCTGACCGCTGGGTAAATGCCGAACGGATTTTTTCGGTACTGCATATTCTGTATGGTATTATACTTTTTATACTGCCTCATTCCGCAGATCCCAACTCTTTCTTTTATCTGATGCTTCTGGCCATGTGTTTTTACATGCCAACCATCGCCCTGGCGAATTCTATTTCCTACACCGTTCTGAAAAACAGTAATCTGGATGTGGTGAAAGACTTTCCGCCCATCCGTGTCTGGGGAACCATCGGGTTTATTGTAGCCATGTGGATTACCAACCTTACCGGGAATAAAGCCACTGAAGGACAGTTTTACATAGGGGGAGCCATTGCCATATGCCTGGGAATCTATGCGCTGACGTTACCGAAATGTCCGCCGCAGAAACTTATCGATAAAAATGCACCGCTTTCCGAACAATTGGGACTGAATGCATTCAAGCTTTTCGGAAGCTATAAAATGGCTCTGTTCTTTCTATTTTCAATGCTTTTGGGAGCTGCACTTCAGCTGACCAATGCGTACGGGGATGTATTCTTAAGCGAATTTTCACATTTCCCGAAATATGCAGATTCATTTGTTGTACAGAGATCCACAATTATTATGTCTATATCTCAGGTATCAGAGACCCTGTTTATCCTTGCAATTCCTTTCTTTTTGAAGAAATTTGGAATTAAAAAGGTAATGCTGATATCTATGCTGGCCTGGGTGTTGAGATTCGGGTTCTTTGCCTATGGTGTGCCGGATGGCTTCGGGCTTTCACTGATTATCCTTTCCTGTATCGTCTATGGAATGGCGTTTGACTTCTTTAATATTTCAGGCTCTCTTTTTGTAGAAACTACAACTGATAAAAAGATAAGATCATCTGCACAGGGATTATTTATGATGATGACCAACGGTTTCGGAGCTCTTTTCGGAAGCTATATTGCCGGTTGGGCCATTGATAAATTTTTTACCCACAAATTCACAAATGCTTCAGATCTGTCCGCTTATCTGGATACCACAGCGGATAATCCCACTTTTCTTGAGATCCTTAAAAACAGCTTTAATTCAGCGGTGAATGCAGACGGAACACTTTCTAATGTAGTGATGGTGAAAGACTGGCAGAACATCTGGCTTTCTTTTGCAATGTATGCGTTGGTGCTTGCTATATTTTTTGCCATATTATTCAGGCATAAGCACAATCCGGAAGAAGTTTCTTCAGTAAAACATTAA